From the genome of Gracilinanus agilis isolate LMUSP501 chromosome 2, AgileGrace, whole genome shotgun sequence, one region includes:
- the LOC123235674 gene encoding GSK3B-interacting protein produces the protein METDYSHMELSNNTEIGDSEFQDFERTDVKDMRLEAEAVVNDVLFAVSNMFVSKSLPCSDDVAYINVETRERNRYCLELSEAGLRVVGYAFDHVDDNIQTPYHETVYSLLDTLSPAYREAFGNALLRRLEALKQDGQS, from the exons ATGGAAACAGATTATAGTCACATGGAGCTTAGCAATAACACAGAAATTGGAGATTCTGAATTTCAAGATTTTGAAAGAACAGATGTAAAAGACATGAGATTAGAAGCCGAAGCTGTTGTGAATGATGTTCTTTTTGCTGTTAGCAACATGTTTGTCTCCAAAAGCCTGCCTTGTTCAGATGATGTTGCGTATATCAATGTGGAAACAAGAGAAAGGAACAGATACTGCCTGGAACTCTCAGAAGCAGGGCTTAGG GTGGTGGGTTATGCTTTTGACCATGTGGATGATAACATACAAACTCCCTACCATGAAACAGTATACTCTTTGTTGGATACCCTTAGTCCAGCATACCGAGAAGCATTTGGAAACGCACTCCTAAGAAGACTGGAAGCTTTGAAACAAGATGGACAGTCATAA